In one Curtobacterium citreum genomic region, the following are encoded:
- a CDS encoding HlyD family efflux transporter periplasmic adaptor subunit, with product MTVLRRWVWPGLKFLVFAVIAVSLVRLAFFAAQPEGQETTPTAQLEDPTVTVTTGDVVNDVEAKGTIESVAATPVRATAEGTINKVFVGNGTAVEQGAPIVDVRVETPSTGTTEDGQPLPAKVTFATVVAPAAGVVSGLDLVAKQPVAIGDVVARVAPEAYRATATLGAAQLYRLTSRPSEATVTITDGPAPFTCTNLSLTSAGADGSGAGSSAAGSSGTGSDGSDGTGADGAGGGTGGTQLRCDVPGGVTVFPGLEVTLAVSAGSAQGVLTLPTTAVEGTAQKGVVTVVDSDGGRSEKTVELGLNDGETVEVKAGLAEGDTVLQFVPGKQEQSDEGTDEGGVFVG from the coding sequence GTGACCGTCCTGCGTCGCTGGGTGTGGCCCGGCCTGAAGTTCCTCGTGTTCGCCGTCATCGCGGTGTCCCTCGTCCGTCTCGCGTTCTTCGCCGCGCAGCCCGAGGGGCAGGAGACCACGCCGACGGCGCAGCTCGAAGACCCGACCGTCACCGTCACCACCGGGGACGTCGTCAACGACGTCGAGGCGAAGGGGACCATCGAGTCGGTCGCCGCGACCCCGGTCCGCGCCACCGCCGAGGGCACGATCAACAAGGTGTTCGTCGGGAACGGCACCGCGGTCGAGCAGGGCGCCCCGATCGTCGACGTCCGTGTCGAGACCCCGTCGACCGGCACGACGGAGGACGGGCAGCCGCTGCCCGCGAAGGTGACCTTCGCCACCGTCGTCGCGCCCGCAGCCGGGGTGGTCTCGGGGCTGGACCTCGTCGCGAAGCAGCCCGTCGCGATCGGCGACGTGGTGGCCCGCGTCGCGCCGGAGGCCTACCGGGCGACCGCGACGCTCGGTGCCGCGCAGCTGTACCGGCTGACCTCGCGGCCGTCCGAGGCCACCGTCACCATCACCGACGGCCCGGCCCCGTTCACGTGCACGAACCTGTCGCTCACGAGCGCCGGGGCCGACGGCTCCGGGGCCGGCTCGTCCGCGGCCGGCTCGTCCGGCACGGGCTCCGACGGCTCGGACGGCACCGGCGCGGACGGTGCCGGAGGTGGCACCGGCGGCACCCAGCTCCGGTGCGACGTCCCCGGCGGCGTGACCGTGTTCCCCGGGCTCGAGGTCACCCTCGCCGTGTCCGCCGGGTCGGCGCAGGGGGTCCTGACGCTCCCGACCACCGCGGTCGAGGGCACCGCCCAGAAGGGCGTCGTGACCGTGGTCGACAGCGACGGCGGGCGCTCCGAGAAGACCGTCGAGCTCGGCCTGAACGACGGCGAGACCGTCGAGGTCAAGGCCGGGCTCGCCGAGGGCGACACGGTCCTGCAGTTCGTCCCCGGCAAGCAGGAGCAGTCCGACGAGGGCACGGACGAGGGCGGGGTGTTCGTCGGATGA
- a CDS encoding ABC transporter ATP-binding protein gives MSLVHVRDLRKSVPLPDGSTLEILRGVDLDVEADSRVAIVGRSGSGKSTLLNVLGLLDTPTDGLHEFDGRDVGRAGSVRRDRIRGADVGFVFQQFNLLQGRTAVENVEVPLLYASGRAFWSRRRLALEMLDRVGLADKADTQPHRLSGGEQQRVAIARALVRAPRLILADEPTGALDVDTGRVVMELLETVAAETRAALVTITHDPAVAARADVVHRIDHGIVEEGDALVRADPSGADPSGADLSGAAASAIVGGVA, from the coding sequence ATGAGCCTGGTGCACGTCCGGGACCTCCGGAAGTCCGTGCCGCTGCCGGACGGGTCGACGCTCGAGATCCTGCGCGGGGTCGACCTCGACGTCGAGGCGGACAGCCGGGTCGCCATCGTCGGACGGTCCGGATCGGGCAAGTCGACGCTCCTCAACGTCCTCGGGCTGCTCGACACCCCGACCGACGGGCTGCACGAGTTCGACGGACGCGACGTCGGCCGCGCCGGGTCCGTCCGCCGCGACCGGATCCGCGGCGCCGACGTCGGCTTCGTCTTCCAGCAGTTCAACCTGCTGCAGGGCCGCACCGCGGTCGAGAACGTCGAGGTGCCCCTGCTCTACGCGAGCGGCCGCGCGTTCTGGTCGCGCCGTCGGCTCGCGCTCGAGATGCTCGACCGGGTGGGGCTCGCCGACAAGGCGGACACGCAGCCGCACCGGCTCTCGGGTGGCGAGCAACAGCGCGTGGCGATCGCCCGCGCGCTCGTCCGCGCCCCGCGCCTGATCCTGGCCGACGAGCCGACCGGGGCGCTCGACGTCGACACCGGACGGGTCGTGATGGAGCTGCTCGAGACCGTCGCGGCCGAGACGCGTGCGGCCCTGGTGACGATCACGCACGACCCCGCGGTCGCCGCCCGGGCGGACGTGGTGCACCGGATCGACCACGGGATCGTGGAAGAGGGCGATGCGCTCGTCCGTGCTGATCCGTCCGGTGCTGATCCGTCCGGTGCTGATCTGTCCGGTGCTGCTGCGTCCGCGATCGTCGGGGGCGTCGCGTGA
- a CDS encoding ABC transporter permease gives MNRLLTTVVGTFVESWQELRVHRGRVVLSLVGVTIAVASLAVVVGFGSLAERVTAAFNEQYGGRPATYSFNGSTTGSGSADPAGTAAVADAAALDRELRAGAERYDVRYTSEATFVQRDVQFPDGVALVQGTTVDPAYAEMHRVRLASGAWFTERDRDRLAPAIVVNRAFLERIGSPDIVTHPVVRLPGTPDVTAVVIGQVVSSEYDTDPSFYQLANSVATANAAVSPDLGAGRTFQAWVPAASGKAVAERIAADAERALGPGWTVSADRSDAAGQVDGDPLGPLRWVIAGVAVLVLVLGGLGLLNVSLVSVRQRIREIGVRRGVGATAGRIFVAVLLENVLGTLVAGGVGVMVGAALLGNDTVRGLITQGVDVGGAPFPVEAALVGVGSAVLVGALAGFLPAIVAVRVKVIDAIRY, from the coding sequence GTGAACCGGCTGCTCACCACGGTCGTCGGCACGTTCGTCGAGTCGTGGCAGGAGCTCCGCGTGCACCGCGGCCGCGTCGTCCTCAGCCTGGTCGGCGTGACGATCGCCGTGGCGTCCCTCGCGGTCGTCGTCGGCTTCGGGTCGCTCGCCGAACGGGTCACCGCCGCGTTCAACGAGCAGTACGGCGGCCGACCCGCGACGTACTCGTTCAACGGTTCCACCACCGGCTCCGGGTCCGCGGACCCCGCGGGGACGGCGGCCGTCGCGGACGCCGCTGCGCTCGACCGCGAGCTGCGCGCCGGAGCCGAGCGCTACGACGTCCGGTACACGTCCGAGGCGACGTTCGTGCAGCGCGACGTGCAGTTCCCGGACGGGGTCGCGCTCGTGCAGGGCACGACGGTCGACCCCGCGTACGCCGAGATGCACCGCGTGCGGCTCGCGTCGGGGGCGTGGTTCACCGAGCGGGACCGGGACCGCCTGGCCCCCGCGATCGTCGTCAACCGGGCGTTCCTCGAGCGGATCGGCAGCCCGGACATCGTGACCCACCCGGTCGTGCGACTGCCGGGGACGCCCGACGTCACCGCCGTCGTGATCGGCCAGGTGGTGTCGTCGGAGTACGACACCGATCCGTCCTTCTACCAGCTGGCGAACTCCGTCGCGACCGCGAACGCCGCGGTGTCGCCGGACCTCGGGGCGGGCCGGACCTTCCAGGCGTGGGTCCCGGCGGCCTCCGGCAAGGCCGTCGCCGAACGCATCGCCGCCGACGCCGAGCGTGCCCTCGGCCCCGGGTGGACCGTCTCCGCGGACCGGTCCGACGCGGCCGGTCAGGTGGACGGCGACCCGCTCGGCCCGCTCCGCTGGGTGATCGCGGGCGTCGCGGTCCTGGTCCTGGTGCTCGGTGGGCTCGGCCTGCTCAACGTGTCGCTCGTCAGCGTCCGCCAGCGCATCCGCGAGATCGGGGTGCGACGGGGCGTCGGTGCGACCGCCGGACGGATCTTCGTCGCGGTCCTGCTCGAGAACGTGCTCGGCACGCTCGTCGCGGGCGGCGTCGGCGTCATGGTCGGTGCCGCGCTGCTCGGGAACGACACCGTCCGCGGCCTCATCACGCAGGGCGTCGACGTGGGCGGGGCACCGTTCCCGGTCGAGGCCGCGCTCGTCGGGGTCGGGTCGGCCGTGCTCGTCGGCGCGCTCGCCGGGTTCCTGCCGGCCATCGTCGCGGTCCGCGTCAAGGTCATCGACGCGATCCGGTACTGA
- a CDS encoding FtsK/SpoIIIE family DNA translocase produces the protein MAGGTKSTTRSRASSSSRGSGSRGTSRTRATTKKLPQAAPTPVFREQNPIVSAWLGMAHGVGALFRLLGKESLEKDQRRDGFPFLLFVLAIAGGVVEWLNPTNPVSVALDAYTFGGLFGRLAVALPVIMIVFAGWLFRHPASVHDNTRIGIGLGLMLVSIASLCHVFGGQPSAADGMVALAAAGGVLGWVVISWLVAVATVWVAVPVAVLLLVLSLFIITKTPPNKTGRRLHELYAYLFGAPAPEAEADPAADADAPAPRPRGRKRQQGGEGDFQLFDDLGFEGDQQSGGDQQSGGDQPEGGTVPWWRRNGSGREEDPAYDTPVLPAAAPAPTSERPNAGAAASLVDHTPTEPGSVNLNDSIEQDLEVAERVLRDAGVAVPDHTEAASVAAPAATPAVAPVARPNAGVSPVVSASAPASVPDAEPAEDDLQGLPAAGAADEDPSAPYRLPAATTLSAGTPSVARSQANDDIVAAITGVLTEFKVDAKVTGFSRGPTVTRYEIELGPGVKVERVTALSKNLSYAVASNEVRILSPIPGKSAIGVEIPNTDREVVSLGDVLRSNAARKSKHPMTIGVGKDVEGGFVVANLAKMPHMLVAGSTGSGKSVFINSMITSLLMRAKPSEVRMVLVDPKRVELSIYAGVPHLITPIITNPKKAAEALQWVVKEMDMRYDDLASFGFRHVDDFNKAIENNEIVLPAGSERKLKPYPYLLVVVDELADLMLVAPRDVEESIVRITQLARAAGIHLVLATQRPSVDVITGLIKANVPSRIAFAVTSVTDSRVILDQPGADKLIGQGDALFLPMGSSKAVRVQGAWVQESEVAEVVQHVTRQAQPEYRQDVAAVVERKEIDADIGDDLELLLAAVEQVVSTQFGSTSMLQRKLRVGFAKAGRLMDLMESRDIVGPSEGSKARDVLVTPDQLPAVLAKLRGEEPPAEPAAAPAPGPAAPVASAPTSTPPDEDRYGTDPVADMTRGYPEEEDGPDEDAWGLTGRE, from the coding sequence ATGGCCGGAGGCACCAAGTCGACCACGCGTTCGCGCGCGTCATCGTCGTCCCGCGGGAGCGGGTCGCGTGGGACGTCGCGCACGCGAGCGACCACGAAGAAGCTGCCGCAGGCCGCACCGACGCCGGTGTTCCGCGAGCAGAACCCGATCGTGAGCGCCTGGCTCGGCATGGCCCACGGGGTCGGCGCGCTCTTCCGGCTGCTCGGCAAGGAGTCCCTCGAGAAGGACCAGCGCCGCGACGGCTTCCCGTTCCTGCTGTTCGTGCTCGCGATCGCGGGCGGCGTGGTCGAGTGGCTCAACCCGACGAACCCGGTGTCGGTCGCGCTCGACGCGTACACGTTCGGCGGGCTCTTCGGCCGGCTGGCAGTCGCGCTCCCGGTGATCATGATCGTCTTCGCCGGGTGGCTGTTCCGGCACCCCGCTTCGGTGCACGACAACACCCGGATCGGGATCGGGCTCGGGCTGATGCTCGTGTCGATCGCCTCGCTCTGCCACGTGTTCGGCGGACAGCCGAGCGCCGCGGACGGCATGGTCGCCCTCGCAGCGGCGGGCGGCGTGCTCGGCTGGGTCGTCATCAGCTGGCTCGTCGCGGTCGCCACGGTCTGGGTTGCGGTACCCGTCGCCGTGCTGCTGCTCGTGCTCTCCCTCTTCATCATCACCAAGACGCCGCCGAACAAGACCGGTCGACGGCTGCACGAGCTCTACGCCTACCTGTTCGGCGCCCCGGCGCCCGAGGCCGAGGCCGACCCGGCCGCCGACGCCGACGCTCCTGCTCCGCGGCCCCGCGGTCGCAAGCGCCAGCAGGGCGGCGAGGGCGACTTCCAGCTCTTCGACGACCTCGGCTTCGAGGGCGACCAGCAGTCCGGCGGCGACCAGCAGTCCGGCGGCGACCAGCCCGAGGGCGGCACCGTCCCGTGGTGGCGGCGCAACGGCTCCGGTCGCGAGGAAGACCCGGCGTACGACACCCCGGTGCTGCCCGCGGCCGCGCCCGCGCCGACGTCGGAGCGCCCGAACGCGGGTGCCGCGGCCAGCCTGGTCGACCACACGCCGACCGAGCCCGGGTCGGTGAACCTCAACGACTCCATCGAACAGGACCTCGAGGTCGCCGAGCGCGTGCTCCGTGACGCCGGGGTGGCGGTGCCCGACCACACGGAGGCTGCGTCGGTCGCGGCTCCGGCTGCCACGCCGGCCGTCGCACCGGTCGCGCGCCCGAACGCCGGCGTCTCGCCGGTCGTGTCCGCCTCGGCACCCGCGTCGGTGCCGGACGCCGAACCGGCCGAGGACGACCTGCAGGGGCTCCCCGCCGCGGGCGCAGCGGACGAGGACCCGTCCGCGCCGTACCGACTGCCCGCAGCGACGACACTGAGCGCCGGGACGCCGTCGGTCGCCCGCAGCCAGGCGAACGACGACATCGTCGCCGCGATCACGGGCGTCCTCACGGAGTTCAAGGTCGACGCGAAGGTCACCGGCTTCTCCCGGGGCCCGACGGTCACGCGCTACGAGATCGAGCTCGGTCCGGGCGTCAAGGTCGAGCGGGTCACGGCGCTGTCGAAGAACCTGTCGTACGCGGTCGCGTCGAACGAGGTCCGCATCCTCTCGCCCATCCCCGGCAAGAGCGCGATCGGCGTCGAGATCCCGAACACCGACCGCGAGGTCGTCTCGCTCGGCGACGTCCTGCGCTCGAACGCGGCGCGGAAGTCCAAGCACCCGATGACGATCGGCGTCGGCAAGGACGTCGAGGGAGGCTTCGTCGTCGCGAACCTCGCGAAGATGCCGCACATGCTCGTCGCGGGCTCGACGGGCTCCGGCAAGTCGGTGTTCATCAACTCGATGATCACGTCGCTCCTCATGCGCGCGAAGCCGTCCGAGGTCCGGATGGTCCTCGTCGACCCGAAGCGCGTCGAGCTGTCGATCTACGCGGGGGTCCCGCACCTCATCACGCCCATCATCACGAACCCCAAGAAGGCGGCCGAGGCGCTGCAGTGGGTCGTGAAGGAGATGGACATGCGGTACGACGACCTGGCGTCGTTCGGCTTCCGCCACGTCGACGACTTCAACAAGGCCATCGAGAACAACGAGATCGTCCTGCCGGCCGGGAGCGAGCGGAAGCTCAAGCCCTACCCGTACCTGCTCGTCGTCGTCGACGAGCTCGCCGACCTCATGCTCGTCGCGCCCCGCGACGTCGAGGAGTCGATCGTCCGTATCACCCAGCTCGCCCGCGCTGCCGGCATCCACCTCGTGCTCGCGACGCAGCGCCCGTCGGTCGACGTCATCACCGGTCTGATCAAGGCGAACGTGCCGTCGCGCATCGCGTTCGCGGTGACGAGCGTCACCGACTCGCGCGTCATCCTCGACCAGCCCGGCGCCGACAAGCTCATCGGTCAGGGCGACGCGCTGTTCCTGCCGATGGGGTCCTCGAAGGCCGTCCGCGTGCAGGGCGCCTGGGTCCAGGAGAGCGAGGTCGCCGAGGTCGTCCAGCACGTCACCCGGCAGGCCCAGCCCGAGTACCGGCAGGACGTCGCCGCCGTGGTCGAGCGCAAGGAGATCGACGCGGACATCGGCGACGACCTCGAGCTGCTGCTCGCCGCGGTCGAGCAGGTCGTGTCGACGCAGTTCGGCTCGACGTCGATGCTCCAGCGCAAGCTCCGCGTCGGGTTCGCGAAGGCCGGTCGCCTGATGGACCTCATGGAGTCGCGGGACATCGTCGGCCCGTCCGAGGGGTCGAAGGCCCGCGACGTGCTCGTCACGCCGGACCAGCTGCCCGCCGTCCTCGCGAAGCTCCGCGGTGAGGAGCCGCCCGCCGAGCCGGCAGCGGCTCCCGCACCGGGCCCGGCGGCACCGGTCGCATCCGCGCCGACGTCGACGCCGCCGGACGAGGACCGCTACGGTACCGACCCGGTCGCCGACATGACGCGCGGGTACCCTGAGGAAGAGGACGGTCCGGACGAGGACGCCTGGGGACTGACGGGCAGGGAGTGA
- the pgsA gene encoding CDP-diacylglycerol--glycerol-3-phosphate 3-phosphatidyltransferase, whose product MTSSQHTRSAARFPWRGRLLRKGEGPASTANVANVITVVRILMAPLFFVMLLADGGQDTSLRVWAAVVFVVAIVTDSADGIIARRQNLVTDFGKLVDPIADKVLIGGALVALSILGELPWIVTVLIMLREIGITVFRFAVLSDRVIPASRGGKVKTVLQAVAITLALFPWWNVVGDLAHWVNGILMTAALLATVISGADYLWQAWKHNRTAA is encoded by the coding sequence GTGACCAGCTCGCAGCACACCCGCTCGGCGGCCCGGTTCCCGTGGCGGGGCCGGTTGCTCCGCAAGGGCGAGGGACCGGCGTCGACCGCGAACGTCGCCAACGTCATCACCGTCGTGCGCATCCTGATGGCGCCGTTGTTCTTCGTGATGCTGCTCGCCGACGGCGGGCAGGACACGTCGCTGCGGGTGTGGGCCGCGGTCGTCTTCGTCGTGGCGATCGTCACCGACAGCGCGGACGGCATCATCGCCCGCCGCCAGAACCTGGTCACGGACTTCGGGAAGCTCGTCGACCCGATCGCCGACAAGGTGCTCATCGGGGGCGCCCTGGTCGCGCTGTCGATCCTCGGTGAGCTGCCCTGGATCGTGACCGTGCTGATCATGCTCCGCGAGATCGGCATCACCGTCTTCCGGTTCGCCGTCCTGTCGGACCGGGTGATCCCGGCGAGCCGCGGCGGCAAGGTCAAGACCGTGCTGCAGGCCGTCGCGATCACGCTCGCGCTGTTCCCGTGGTGGAACGTCGTCGGCGACCTCGCGCACTGGGTGAACGGCATCCTGATGACCGCCGCGCTCCTCGCCACCGTGATCAGCGGGGCCGACTACCTCTGGCAGGCCTGGAAGCACAACCGGACCGCCGCGTGA
- a CDS encoding CinA family protein, whose product MTDVAALVAVLTARGETVAVAESLTGGLVVATLVGVPGASVVVRGGVVAYATPVKHTVLGVSADLLAEHGAVDPEVARQMASGVRTALAVDGEPATWGISTTGVAGPDPQDGKPVGTVFVGIASASGAEAYELHLEGDREAIRQGTVSELLARMSATVRSGE is encoded by the coding sequence GTGACCGACGTCGCAGCGCTCGTCGCCGTGCTGACCGCCCGTGGCGAGACCGTGGCTGTGGCCGAGTCGCTCACGGGCGGCCTCGTCGTGGCGACCCTCGTCGGGGTCCCCGGGGCCAGCGTCGTCGTCCGCGGTGGTGTCGTGGCGTACGCGACGCCCGTCAAGCACACCGTGCTCGGCGTCTCGGCGGACCTCCTCGCCGAGCACGGGGCGGTCGACCCCGAGGTCGCCCGGCAGATGGCGAGCGGCGTCCGCACCGCACTCGCGGTCGACGGCGAGCCCGCCACGTGGGGGATCAGCACCACCGGTGTCGCCGGCCCGGACCCGCAGGACGGCAAGCCCGTGGGCACGGTGTTCGTCGGCATCGCGTCCGCGTCGGGCGCCGAGGCGTACGAACTCCACCTGGAGGGCGACCGCGAGGCAATCCGACAGGGCACGGTCTCCGAACTCCTGGCACGGATGTCGGCGACGGTGCGCAGCGGGGAATAG
- a CDS encoding helix-turn-helix domain-containing protein: MVLVRQEIGDVLRDFRLQKGRTLRQVASKASVALGYLSEVERGQKEASSEILASVADALDTPISTIMREVGDRLAVVEGLTPVPDTLPDDLVAEFDNDLAVR; encoded by the coding sequence ATGGTTCTCGTTCGTCAGGAGATCGGCGACGTGCTGCGGGACTTCCGCTTGCAGAAGGGCCGGACCCTCCGTCAGGTCGCGTCCAAGGCCAGCGTTGCTCTCGGGTACCTGAGCGAGGTGGAGCGCGGTCAGAAGGAGGCCAGCTCCGAGATCCTCGCCTCCGTGGCCGACGCGCTCGACACGCCCATCTCGACCATCATGCGCGAGGTCGGCGACCGGCTCGCGGTCGTCGAGGGACTCACCCCGGTCCCGGACACCCTGCCCGACGACCTCGTCGCCGAGTTCGACAACGACCTCGCGGTGCGCTGA
- a CDS encoding DUF3046 domain-containing protein, whose protein sequence is MRVSEFWRAVDQVFGSAYGAVVTRDVVLEELGGRSAADALDAGIDARRVWEALCDSQDVPLDKRHGKGLAEPRD, encoded by the coding sequence ATGCGGGTGAGTGAGTTCTGGCGTGCCGTCGACCAGGTGTTCGGGTCGGCCTACGGCGCAGTGGTGACGCGGGACGTCGTGCTCGAGGAGCTGGGCGGGCGGTCCGCGGCGGACGCGCTCGACGCCGGGATCGATGCGCGTCGTGTGTGGGAGGCGCTGTGCGACTCGCAGGACGTGCCGCTCGACAAGCGGCACGGCAAGGGGCTCGCGGAACCGCGGGACTGA